One Helianthus annuus cultivar XRQ/B chromosome 7, HanXRQr2.0-SUNRISE, whole genome shotgun sequence genomic region harbors:
- the LOC110868644 gene encoding uncharacterized protein LOC110868644 isoform X2 gives MMFFSVLRTRYAQDVKTGKITVVILANDSHVSSERSSYLPSERKRAILVNPWNITDVASSTHHNFMHVITHTCQKWAETFLRINRLTLICYVHYTPWLMSHSLHL, from the exons ATGATGTTTTTCTCAGTTTTAAGGACAAGATACGCTCAGGATGTGAAAACCGGCAAAATTACAG TAGTAATCCTTGCTAACGATTCACATGTGTCAAGTGAGAGATCTTCATATCTTCCTTCCGAAAGAAAAA GGGCGATTTTGGTAAATCCATGGAATATCACAGACGTAGCTTCTTCGACACATCATAACTTCATGCATGTCATTACTCATACATGTCAAAAATGGGCTGAAACTTTTCTTAG GATCAATCGCTTGACTTTAATATGTTATGTGCACTATACGCCGTGGCTG ATGTCGCACTCATTACATCTGTAA